One part of the Salmo salar chromosome ssa28, Ssal_v3.1, whole genome shotgun sequence genome encodes these proteins:
- the LOC106589760 gene encoding mitoferrin-2, giving the protein MEADGFPRRHRMTAETAGGNAGVAGASAGAEVRWFSGRIWGVSESLVGNLSPRIGGETEIQTVQFSDGPPEIADASEPEYEGLPQGASTSTHMFAGAVAGIMEHCLMFPIDCVKTRMQSLQPEPAARYRNVMDALRRIITTEGVWRPMRGLNATAVGAGPAHALYFACYEKLKKSLGDIIHPGANSHLANGTAGCVATLLHDAAMNPSEVVKQRLQMYNSPYRGVMDCVRAVWQSEGPGAFYRSYTTQLTMNVPFQALHFMTYEYLQELLNPHRQYNPSSHMVSGGLAGAIAAAATTPLDVCKTLLNTQESLVGVPAAGQGGGQVPGHRHITGLAHAFRTVYRLGGLPGFFKGVQARVIYQMPSTAISWSVYEFFKYGITKHQHEKRVAQQREEK; this is encoded by the exons ATGGAAGCGGATGGTTTCCCGAGAAGGCATCGGATGACAGCGGAGACAGCAGGCGGGAACGCCGGGGTTGCTGGAGCCTCAGCCGGCGCAGAGGTCCGATGGTTCAGTGGAAGGATCTGGGGAGTGTCGGAGAGCCTCGTTGGGAATTTGTCTCCCCGGATCGGAGgcgagacagagatccagactgtTCAGTTTAGCGACGGCCCTCCTGAAATAGCAGATGCTTCGGAGCCGGAGTACGAGGGTTTGCCGCAAGGCGCTTCCACCAGCACCCACATGTTTGCAGGAGCAGTGGCTGGGATCATGGAGCATTGCCTGATGTTCCCCATCGACTGTGTCAAG ACACGAATGCAGAGCCTACAGCCTGAGCCTGCCGCCCGCTACCGGAATGTGATGGACGCGCTTCGGCGAATCATAACCACCGAGGGTGTCTGGCGACCAATGAGAGGGCTGAATGCCACGGCCGTGGGGGCAGGACCGGCGCATGCTCTCTACTTCGCCTGCTACGAGAAACTGAAGAAGAGTCTGGGTGACATCATCCACCCCGGGGCTAACAGCCATCTGGCCAACG gtacGGCAGGGTGTGTAGCCACATTGCTTCATGACGCAGCCATGAACCCATCTGAAG TGGTGAAGCAGCGTTTGCAGATGTATAACTCTCCGTACCGCGGCGTGATGGACTGTGTGCGTGCCGTGTGGCAGAGCGAGGGCCCTGGGGCCTTTTACCGCTCCTACACCACCCAGCTCACAATGAACGTCCCCTTCCAGGCTCTCCACTTCATGACCTACGAGTACCTCCAGGAGTTGCTCAACCCCCACAGACAGTACAACCCCTCCTCACACATGGTGTCTGGGGGCCTGGCCGGGGCCATCGCTGCTGCAGCCACCACCCCTCTGGATGTCTGCAAGACCCTGCTCAACACCCAGGAGTCCCTGGTGGGTGTCCCCGCTGCAGGCCAGGGTGGAGGTCAGGTGCCGGGACACAGACACATCACAGGCCTGGCCCATGCCTTCCGGACGGTGTACAGGCTGGGCGGACTGCCTGGGTTCTTTAAAGGAGTCCAGGCCAGGGTGATCTATCAGATGCCCTCCACAGCCATCAGCTGGTCCGTCTATGAGTTCTTCAAGTACGGAATCACCAAGCACCAGCACGAGAAGAGGGTCGCGCAGCAGCGggaggaaaaataa